The Anas platyrhynchos isolate ZD024472 breed Pekin duck chromosome Z, IASCAAS_PekinDuck_T2T, whole genome shotgun sequence genome includes a window with the following:
- the LOC140000760 gene encoding uncharacterized protein — MRAQSPTAPASARTPAERLREVWSEERGWPWCWCRALGVAAVALSALPRAIGASSAALRRSGRRETPDERSEQQSVTPAAAAPVRGSGSSSPLLPSSPQQVESMATELDARCPICLDSRVNTSYVLPCLHRFCFACIQRWAESKPECPLCKRRVSSIVHSVRADNSFKELVIPPPAEAPLGAQQADAAPAQPAARPEAAGPVPAASVGGLHPFAWASLFRLYPAVLQPLLPWLRHELGQLLGDDSRAASEAQRNVISGLRFFGLDEGALALLLRTSLGRQTAGFVQRLLAAAVQRCSGEARNILGLGASPAAAGQEGSPAAVPSHAAASLGTPAAGPESSVETNAQELSGTSTAALRRGPSRRPSSPVPAPGNQQAAAEEPEEAGAGPSTAGQGGDQRRRGPRRAAKRRAPTSQDSAPPAKRPPRRRH, encoded by the exons ATGCGGGCGCAGAGTCCCACCGCGCCGGCTAGTGCCCGCACTCCGGCTGAGCGGTTACGTGAGGTCTGGAGTGAGGAGCGAGGttggccttggtgctggtgtcgtgccctgggagttgctgcagtagctctcagtgcccttcccagagccatcgGAGCTTCTTCCGCGGCCCTGCGTCGTTCGGGCCGTCGGGAGACCCCGGACGAGcgctcagagcagcagag TGtgactcctgctgctgcagcgccgGTGAGAGGGAGCGGCTCGTCATCGCCACTTCTCCCCAGCTCACCTCAGCAGGTGGAGAGCATGGCCACGGAGCTGGACGCCCGCTGTCCCATCTGTCTGGACAGCCGGGTGAACACCAGCTACGTGCTGCCATGCCTCCACCGCTTCTGCTTCGCCTGCATCCAGCGGTGGGCTGAGAGCAAGCCCGAGTGCCCCCTGTGCAAGCGCAGGGTGAGCTCCATCGTGCACTCGGTGCGGGCGGACAACAGCTTCAAGGAGCTCGTCATCCCACCACCTGCGGAGGCACCGCTCGGCGCCCAGCAGGCAGAcgcagctcctgcccagccaGCTGCCCGACCAGAGGCTGCAGGACCAGTGCCCGCAGCCTCTGTGGGCGGCCTCCACCCCTTCGCCTGGGCGTCCCTCTTCCGCCTCTACCCtgctgtgctccagcccctgctgccctggctgcgccaCGAGCTGGGGCAGCTCCTCGGGGATGACAGCAGGGCAGCCTCAGAAGCGCAGCGCAACGTCATCTCAGGGCTGCGCTTCTTTGGCCTGGACGAGGGGGCCCTCGCCCTGCTGCTCAggacctccctgggcaggcagaCGGCCGGCTTCGTGCAGCGGCTCCTTGCCGCTGCCGTGCAGCGCTGCAGCGGGGAGGCCCGAAACATCCTGGGCCTGGGGGCCTCCCCAGCTGCCGCAGGACAggagggcagccctgcagcagtccCCAGCCACGCTGCCGCATCGCTGGGGACACCAGCAGCCGGCCCAGAGAGCTCCGTGGAGACCAACGCACAGGAGCTCTCTGGGACCTCAACCGCTGCCCTCCGCCGGGGACCCAGCCGCCGTCCATCCAGCCCGGTTCCTGCACCTGGAAACCAACAAGCGGCAGCAGAGGAGCCGGAGGAGGCCGGGGCTGGTCCCTCCACTGCTGGCCAGGGTGGGGACCAAAGACGCAGGGGGCCCCGGCGAGCTGCCAAGAGGAGGGCCCCCACTTCCCAGGACTCTGCCCCACCCGCAaagaggccaccccgccggCGACACTAG